The Mangrovivirga cuniculi genomic sequence CACCTTTTCCAAAACTCAGAGATACTTTTGGAAAAGTATGGTCTCTCAAAATTTTTCATTAATTCAACGCCTAAAATCCTTGCTGTACCTATGGCAATGTCCGAATAACCTGAGAAATCACAATATATCTGGTAAGCAAAAAGCACCGATCCAAAGATGACATACCAACCATGATAATCGTTTGGATTATTAAAAATCTCATTCACTATCATTGCTGCTCTGTCAGCGATTACAAGCTTTTTAAAGAAGCCCCAGGCCATGAGACGTGAACCGGAAGTAACTCTGGAATAATCGAAAGTAGTTTTGCTCTTTAGCTGAGGCAATAACTGACGAGGCCTTTCGATAGGACCTGCTACAAGCTGAGGAAAATAAGAAACATATAGAGCAAACGTAAAAATGTTCTTTTCGGCACTTTGCTGCTTTCTGTAGACATCGATTGTATAACTCATTGTCTGGAAGGTATAAAAAGATATACCAACCGGTAGTAATACCTGAAGTAAGGGCACCTCATAATTTATGTTGAAAACGTTTATCACGTCCTGAACATTCGAGCTAAAAAAATTGAAATACTTAAAGAAGAACAGAATGCCCAGATTGGATAAAACACTTATCGTAAGTAAAAATTTTCTTCTACTCTGATCTGTAGACCCCTCTATTCCTTTAGCTACAAAATAATCTATGAAAGTAGAAAGCAGGATCAGAATAATATATTCCGCTTTCCAGCTCATGTAAAAGTAGTATGAGGCAACCAATAGTAGTACCTGACGAAATCTTGGCTTTATCAGGAAGAAGATCGCTACTACCAGGGGGAAAAATAATGCGAAATGTAAAGAATTAAAAAGCATATTTTATTTCACATAAATGTCGATAGTCGCTCCCGGAATTTGCCTGGGAGCTGAGCAGGTTTTAATTAATTCATACTCGGAATCAAGACATTTTTTTATTTTATCAGGATAAAAATTATTTAGATTCGGAATATTCTCAAATAATACCAGGTCGTACTTTTCATTTTTTATTTTAGCACAATATTCTTCGACTTGTTCATCAAAAATGCTGACCCTGTAATGAAACCATAAAGGAGTACCTCGTTCGTATTCCCATCCAAATTCATGATTTAACG encodes the following:
- a CDS encoding MBOAT family O-acyltransferase, giving the protein MLFNSLHFALFFPLVVAIFFLIKPRFRQVLLLVASYYFYMSWKAEYIILILLSTFIDYFVAKGIEGSTDQSRRKFLLTISVLSNLGILFFFKYFNFFSSNVQDVINVFNINYEVPLLQVLLPVGISFYTFQTMSYTIDVYRKQQSAEKNIFTFALYVSYFPQLVAGPIERPRQLLPQLKSKTTFDYSRVTSGSRLMAWGFFKKLVIADRAAMIVNEIFNNPNDYHGWYVIFGSVLFAYQIYCDFSGYSDIAIGTARILGVELMKNFERPYFSKSISEFWKRWHISLSTWFRDYVYIPLGGNRASRPRWYMNLFITFLVSGFWHGANWTFIVWGALHGFYLIFAILYEKPKNRINEKIGLNKVPWLYNKIQLFSTFILVLIGWVFFRANNISEAIVLFSNSIEINASQLSFDLLDASGNQLIASVAFIFILEIIQNLQGNKEIEDWMTFKGKPIRWAFYILLIATILNFGIFTSNDFIYFQF